A region from the Natronoarchaeum mannanilyticum genome encodes:
- a CDS encoding universal stress protein: MTTQLFERALVPLASEDDARATCRAIEPHLPDDCELVAVHVIEKAGGAPDKASVEQREEVAEEIFAVVADRFPNRDVATEILYGTDVAETILDHAAAIDASVVAFTPREAGLLVRLLTGDTASSIVNETDRPVLVLPEPDGE; this comes from the coding sequence ATGACGACGCAACTGTTCGAGCGCGCGTTAGTTCCGCTCGCCAGCGAAGACGACGCCCGCGCGACGTGCCGGGCGATCGAGCCCCACCTCCCCGACGACTGCGAACTCGTTGCCGTCCACGTGATCGAGAAAGCCGGCGGTGCGCCGGACAAGGCCTCCGTCGAGCAGCGCGAAGAAGTCGCCGAGGAGATCTTCGCAGTCGTCGCCGATCGCTTCCCGAATCGCGACGTCGCGACGGAAATCCTCTACGGCACCGACGTCGCCGAGACGATCCTCGACCACGCCGCGGCGATCGACGCGTCGGTCGTCGCGTTCACTCCCCGTGAGGCCGGGCTGCTCGTCCGCCTGTTGACCGGCGACACCGCGTCGTCGATCGTGAACGAAACTGATCGTCCGGTGCTGGTGCTGCCGGAACCGGACGGCGAGTGA
- a CDS encoding V-type ATP synthase subunit C — protein sequence MSTSQHGASNPEYVNARVRSRRQKLFDDEDYRKLVRMGPGGIARFMEESEYEREINSLGSRYGGVDLIEYALHANLAKHFDDLLEWSEGTLYDLIARYLRKFDVWNVKTALRGIYTDADAEAIQADYIRAGEFDDRLLDRLSEAGSVEDAIELLDGTVFHEPLDGAYEAFEAEGLLVPLENAADRAFYELLLSDVSVGPNAEGPTARYVEFLEAEIDFRNALRLARTGADIEPTEFFIEGGTLFDERELRQLVGNFDELVAHIRDSHYGDELDVALDELEGAESLIGFEHALEAALLEYSDRLSNVYPVSIAAVLSYILAKEREVENVRAIARGREADLDESEIEDELVIL from the coding sequence ATGAGTACGAGCCAGCACGGTGCCTCGAACCCGGAGTACGTGAACGCTCGCGTTCGCTCCCGGCGACAGAAGCTGTTCGACGACGAGGACTACCGCAAGCTGGTGCGGATGGGCCCCGGCGGGATCGCGCGATTCATGGAGGAAAGCGAGTACGAGCGCGAGATCAACTCGCTCGGGTCGCGCTACGGCGGCGTCGACCTGATCGAGTACGCGCTCCACGCCAACCTCGCGAAGCACTTCGACGACCTGCTGGAGTGGTCCGAGGGGACGCTGTACGACCTGATCGCGCGCTACCTCCGGAAGTTCGACGTCTGGAACGTCAAGACGGCGCTGCGCGGCATCTACACCGACGCCGACGCCGAGGCGATTCAGGCCGACTACATCCGCGCCGGCGAGTTCGACGACCGGTTGCTCGACCGACTGTCGGAGGCCGGCAGCGTCGAGGACGCCATCGAGCTGCTCGACGGGACCGTGTTCCACGAGCCCCTCGACGGCGCCTACGAGGCGTTCGAGGCCGAGGGGCTGCTCGTCCCGCTGGAGAACGCCGCCGACCGCGCGTTCTACGAGCTGCTGCTGTCGGACGTCAGCGTCGGGCCGAACGCAGAGGGGCCGACCGCCCGCTACGTCGAGTTCCTCGAAGCCGAGATCGACTTCCGGAACGCCCTGCGGCTCGCCCGCACCGGCGCCGACATCGAACCGACCGAGTTCTTCATCGAGGGCGGAACGCTCTTCGACGAGCGGGAACTCAGACAACTCGTGGGCAACTTCGACGAGCTCGTCGCGCACATCCGCGACAGCCACTACGGCGACGAGCTTGACGTCGCGCTCGACGAGCTCGAAGGTGCCGAGAGCCTGATCGGCTTCGAGCACGCCCTCGAGGCGGCGCTGCTGGAGTACTCCGACCGGCTCTCGAACGTCTACCCGGTGTCGATCGCCGCGGTGCTGTCCTACATCCTCGCCAAGGAGCGCGAGGTCGAGAACGTCCGCGCGATCGCCCGCGGTCGCGAGGCCGACCTCGACGAATCGGAGATCGAAGACGAACTGGTGATACTATGA
- a CDS encoding V-type ATP synthase subunit I: protein MLRPERMSKVSVAGSRAVMEPVIEAVHDLNLVHLSDYDGSWAGFDNGNPVEGSETASEKLVTVRSLKSILGVEEEDAGPSRIVEDEALDEELAEVREEVNELDERRTEVRDELREVEDRIGSMAPFADLGIDLDLLSGYETLEVRVGEGDAEELRAALEAAEDVDEFELFTGEGDVVAAFVYPEGEADGETLDDALVGVDFAGLDVPDAEGSPEEYLEELRHRKEKLQSKLDSIEGDLEEIKLDAAGFLLAAEEKLSIEVQQTEAPLQFATTEHAFVAEGWVPTDRYDDLVAALEDAVGDRVEIEELERAEYTEEGHAAHTEEVDHGEPESTETPAEPGDADEEEPPKAATDGGTATASAAGSSGAVTMADDPPVIQDNVKAAQPFEFLLEMINRPKYSELDPTIVLLLTFPAFYGFMLGDLGYGLLYIAVGYLLYSRFEDDVFRSLGAIGMWAGGFTALFGVLYGEFFGMHFLGEIVFPSGSPPLHKGLQPAFSYYGQAWLVASLLLGLLHLTIGYVFGFVNDLDHGVVESYLEHGSWATLMIGLWTWVFSRHLQGAKPSMLYTSFGPQGEHTALNLGFSGLPEAVGLFVGLPLLAIGFLTMVYGEVKHYGLLGVLIGGLESFSVFGDVLSYLRIGAVILAKAGMAFVVNLLFFGVYVVDGEWHFATSHAPSYYAEHGYHGAEVTEVMFGGLLHGGIATAILGVFVLVFGHAVVLLLGVTSAGLQGIRLEYVEFFDKFYEGGGRVFDPFGYDREYTAED from the coding sequence ATGCTCAGACCTGAGCGGATGAGCAAGGTGTCGGTGGCGGGCTCCCGCGCTGTGATGGAGCCGGTCATCGAGGCCGTCCACGACCTCAACCTGGTCCACCTGAGCGACTACGACGGCTCGTGGGCCGGGTTCGACAACGGCAACCCCGTCGAGGGATCGGAGACGGCGTCCGAGAAGCTGGTCACCGTCCGCTCGCTCAAGAGCATCCTCGGCGTCGAGGAGGAGGACGCCGGCCCGAGCCGGATCGTCGAGGACGAGGCCCTCGACGAGGAACTCGCCGAGGTCCGCGAGGAGGTCAACGAGCTCGACGAGCGCCGCACGGAAGTGCGCGACGAGCTGCGCGAAGTCGAGGATCGGATCGGTTCGATGGCGCCCTTCGCCGACCTGGGGATCGACTTGGATCTCCTGTCGGGCTACGAGACGCTCGAGGTTCGCGTCGGTGAAGGCGACGCGGAGGAGCTTCGCGCCGCGCTCGAAGCCGCCGAGGACGTCGACGAGTTCGAGCTGTTCACGGGCGAAGGTGACGTCGTCGCGGCGTTCGTCTATCCCGAAGGCGAGGCCGACGGCGAGACGCTCGACGACGCGCTCGTCGGCGTCGACTTCGCCGGCCTCGACGTGCCGGACGCGGAGGGCAGTCCCGAGGAGTACCTCGAGGAGCTGCGCCACCGAAAGGAGAAGCTCCAGTCGAAGCTCGACTCGATCGAGGGCGACCTCGAAGAGATCAAGCTCGACGCCGCCGGCTTCCTGCTGGCCGCCGAGGAGAAGCTCTCCATCGAGGTCCAGCAGACCGAGGCGCCCCTGCAGTTCGCGACGACCGAACACGCGTTCGTCGCCGAGGGCTGGGTGCCGACCGACCGCTACGACGATCTGGTCGCCGCGCTCGAGGACGCCGTCGGCGACCGCGTCGAGATCGAGGAGCTCGAGCGCGCGGAGTACACCGAGGAGGGCCACGCGGCCCACACCGAGGAAGTCGACCACGGCGAGCCCGAGTCGACCGAGACGCCGGCCGAGCCCGGCGACGCCGACGAAGAGGAGCCGCCCAAGGCGGCGACTGACGGTGGAACTGCCACCGCGTCGGCGGCCGGTTCCTCCGGCGCCGTCACGATGGCCGACGACCCGCCGGTGATCCAGGACAACGTCAAGGCGGCCCAGCCGTTCGAGTTCCTGCTCGAGATGATCAACCGGCCGAAGTACTCCGAGCTGGACCCGACGATCGTCCTGCTGCTGACGTTCCCGGCGTTCTACGGGTTCATGCTGGGCGACCTCGGCTACGGGCTACTGTACATTGCAGTCGGCTACCTGCTGTACAGCCGCTTCGAGGACGACGTGTTCCGCAGCCTCGGCGCGATCGGCATGTGGGCCGGCGGCTTCACGGCGCTGTTCGGCGTGCTGTACGGCGAGTTCTTCGGGATGCACTTCCTGGGAGAGATCGTGTTCCCGAGCGGGAGCCCGCCGCTGCACAAAGGCCTCCAGCCCGCCTTCAGCTACTACGGCCAGGCGTGGCTGGTGGCGAGCCTGCTGCTCGGCTTGCTCCACCTGACGATCGGCTACGTGTTCGGGTTCGTCAACGACCTCGATCACGGCGTCGTCGAGTCCTATCTCGAACACGGCTCGTGGGCGACGCTGATGATCGGGCTCTGGACGTGGGTGTTCAGCCGGCATCTCCAAGGCGCAAAGCCCAGCATGCTGTACACGTCGTTCGGCCCGCAGGGCGAACACACCGCACTTAACCTCGGATTTAGCGGTCTCCCCGAGGCAGTCGGGCTGTTCGTCGGCCTCCCGCTGCTGGCCATCGGCTTCCTGACGATGGTCTACGGCGAGGTCAAGCACTACGGTCTGCTGGGCGTTCTCATCGGCGGCCTCGAGAGCTTCAGCGTGTTCGGCGACGTACTGTCGTACCTCCGGATCGGCGCAGTGATTCTGGCGAAGGCGGGGATGGCGTTCGTCGTCAATCTCCTGTTCTTCGGAGTGTACGTCGTCGACGGCGAGTGGCACTTCGCAACGAGCCACGCACCGTCATATTACGCCGAACACGGCTACCACGGCGCCGAAGTCACCGAGGTCATGTTCGGCGGCCTGCTCCACGGCGGCATCGCTACGGCGATCCTCGGCGTGTTCGTCCTCGTGTTCGGCCACGCGGTCGTCCTGCTGCTGGGCGTGACCAGCGCCGGCCTGCAGGGGATCCGCCTCGAGTACGTCGAGTTCTTCGACAAGTTCTACGAGGGCGGCGGCCGCGTGTTCGACCCGTTCGGCTACGATCGGGAGTACACGGCCGAGGACTGA
- a CDS encoding V-type ATP synthase subunit E: MSLDTVVEDIRDEARARAEDIREEGEARAEEIVDEAQADADEIVAEAEEEAERQVTQEREQKLSSAKLEAKQKRLEARRDTLESVRETVESELAELSGDEREELTRALLEAAEPEFEDADDVVVYGRADDEELLTEILEDYDGFEYGGEYDCLGGVVVESESSRLRVNNTFDSVLEDVWEDNLREISSRLFEQ; the protein is encoded by the coding sequence ATGAGTCTGGATACAGTCGTTGAGGACATTCGAGACGAAGCCCGCGCGCGTGCGGAGGATATCCGCGAGGAGGGCGAAGCCCGCGCCGAGGAGATCGTCGACGAGGCTCAGGCCGACGCCGACGAGATCGTCGCCGAGGCCGAGGAGGAGGCCGAGCGACAGGTCACCCAGGAGCGCGAACAGAAGCTCTCCAGCGCGAAGCTGGAGGCAAAGCAAAAGCGCCTCGAGGCCCGCCGCGACACGCTCGAGTCGGTCCGCGAGACCGTCGAGTCGGAGCTGGCCGAGCTGAGCGGCGACGAGCGCGAGGAGCTGACCCGCGCGCTGCTCGAGGCCGCCGAGCCGGAGTTCGAGGACGCCGACGACGTCGTCGTCTACGGTCGCGCCGACGACGAGGAGCTCCTGACGGAGATCCTCGAGGACTACGACGGGTTCGAGTACGGCGGCGAGTACGACTGTCTCGGCGGCGTCGTCGTCGAGAGCGAGTCGAGCCGACTGCGCGTGAACAACACGTTCGACTCCGTGCTCGAGGACGTCTGGGAGGACAACCTTCGAGAGATCAGCTCGCGACTCTTCGAACAATGA
- a CDS encoding ATP synthase subunit B gives MKEYQTITEISGPLVFAEVDEPVGYDEVVEIETPNGDTRRGQVLESSEGVVAIQVFEGTGGIDRNSSVRFLGETMKMPVTEDLLGRVLDGSGNPIDGGPEIVPDDRIDIVGKAINPYAREYPEEFIQTGVSAIDGMNTLVRGQKLPIFSGSGLPHNELALQIARQSTVPEEEESGDDDEGSEFAVIFGAMGITQEEANEFMQDFERTGALERSVVFMNLADDPAVERTVTPRMALTTAEYLAFEKDYHVLVILTDMTNYCEALREIGAAREEVPGRRGYPGYMYTDLAQLYERAGRIEGREGSVTQIPILTMPGDDDTHPIPDLTGYITEGQIYIDRDLNSQGVEPPVNVLPSLSRLMDDGIGEGLTREDHADVSDQMYAAYAEGEDLRDLVNIVGREALSERDNKFLDFADRFEEEFVQQGYDTDRSIDETIELGWDLLSMLPKEALNRIDEDLIAEHYREEEGETVEATAD, from the coding sequence ATGAAAGAGTATCAGACAATCACCGAGATCAGCGGTCCGCTGGTGTTCGCCGAGGTCGACGAGCCCGTCGGCTACGACGAGGTCGTCGAGATCGAGACCCCGAACGGCGACACCCGGCGCGGCCAGGTACTGGAATCGAGCGAAGGCGTCGTCGCGATCCAGGTGTTCGAGGGGACCGGCGGCATCGACCGCAACTCCTCGGTCCGCTTCCTGGGCGAGACGATGAAGATGCCGGTCACCGAGGACCTGCTCGGGCGCGTGCTCGACGGGTCGGGCAATCCGATCGACGGCGGGCCCGAGATCGTCCCCGACGACCGGATCGACATCGTCGGCAAGGCGATCAACCCCTACGCCCGCGAGTACCCCGAGGAGTTCATCCAGACCGGCGTGTCCGCCATCGACGGCATGAACACGCTGGTGCGGGGCCAGAAGCTGCCGATCTTCTCCGGATCGGGGCTGCCCCACAACGAGCTCGCGCTGCAGATCGCCCGCCAGTCGACCGTCCCGGAGGAAGAGGAGTCCGGCGACGACGACGAGGGCTCGGAGTTCGCGGTGATCTTCGGCGCGATGGGGATCACCCAGGAGGAGGCCAACGAGTTCATGCAGGACTTCGAGCGCACCGGCGCGCTCGAGCGTTCGGTCGTGTTCATGAACCTCGCGGACGATCCCGCAGTCGAGCGGACGGTCACGCCGCGGATGGCGCTCACTACTGCGGAGTACCTCGCCTTCGAGAAGGACTACCACGTGCTGGTCATCCTGACGGACATGACCAACTACTGCGAGGCGCTGCGCGAGATCGGCGCCGCGCGCGAAGAGGTCCCGGGCCGCCGTGGCTACCCCGGGTACATGTACACGGACCTGGCCCAGCTCTACGAGCGGGCCGGCCGCATCGAGGGCCGCGAGGGCTCTGTCACCCAGATCCCGATCCTCACGATGCCCGGCGACGACGACACCCACCCGATCCCGGACCTGACGGGATACATCACCGAGGGCCAGATCTACATCGATCGGGACCTCAACAGCCAGGGCGTCGAGCCGCCGGTCAACGTGCTGCCGAGCCTGTCGCGCCTGATGGACGACGGCATCGGCGAGGGCCTCACCCGCGAGGACCACGCCGACGTCTCCGACCAGATGTACGCCGCGTACGCGGAAGGTGAGGACCTTCGGGACCTCGTGAACATCGTCGGTCGCGAAGCGCTGTCCGAGCGCGACAACAAGTTCCTCGACTTCGCGGACCGCTTCGAGGAGGAGTTCGTCCAGCAGGGCTACGACACCGACCGCTCGATCGACGAGACGATCGAGCTCGGCTGGGACCTGCTCTCGATGCTCCCCAAGGAGGCGCTCAACCGCATCGACGAGGACCTCATCGCGGAGCACTACCGCGAGGAGGAAGGCGAGACGGTCGAAGCGACCGCCGACTGA
- a CDS encoding PAS domain-containing sensor histidine kinase, with translation MDPTTKRRLAAGCVVGIGSALLAVPLLDLYVHVARDEPFAIAALENSLPALLCGALVAFGGWLFVADVPAGRAVAVARWCLAAGAAALALLLWSSAFHGSLLGARGEGLLYPLGYFLILAALLGAVVGYYDDRRSTKERHLRGERNQFVAFFDHVPSPAVGVTFEESKPVVRHVNEAFEAVFGYDADAIEGRSLAEFIVPPERREESADIVDRVRTGEVVEREVQRRTAGSFRTFAFKGIPVEADAHDVDAYAIYSDITDEREQRQRLQVLYRVLRHDLRNRMNVVKGNAEIILERLSDPELREWAESLTASADELIDLSSQTREIERSLDAGDYSRRTIDAGAVVADVLDQVAERHPGVGVERELADGVHVIANDLIDTAIENAVENAFEHNDGAEQSVRVSVGPVDENYAEIRIADDGPGIPDSERRLFDGTNEITQLQHASGLGLWLLNWIVTQSGGEIDIRDNEPRGTVVAIRLPRDLRESVGAGQPAKAD, from the coding sequence ATGGATCCCACAACGAAGCGTCGCCTCGCCGCCGGCTGTGTCGTGGGTATCGGTAGCGCCCTGCTCGCCGTTCCGCTCCTCGATCTGTACGTCCACGTCGCTCGCGACGAGCCGTTCGCGATCGCCGCGCTGGAGAACTCGCTGCCCGCGTTGCTGTGCGGGGCGCTCGTCGCCTTCGGCGGGTGGCTGTTCGTGGCCGACGTGCCCGCGGGCCGGGCGGTGGCCGTCGCGCGGTGGTGCCTCGCGGCCGGGGCGGCGGCGCTCGCGCTGTTGCTGTGGTCCTCCGCGTTCCACGGCTCGCTGCTCGGCGCCCGGGGCGAGGGACTGTTGTACCCGCTCGGCTACTTCCTGATCCTCGCGGCGCTGCTCGGCGCCGTCGTCGGCTACTACGACGACCGGCGCTCGACGAAGGAGCGCCACCTCCGCGGCGAGCGCAACCAGTTCGTCGCCTTCTTCGACCACGTTCCCTCGCCCGCCGTCGGCGTCACCTTCGAGGAGTCGAAGCCGGTCGTCCGGCACGTCAACGAGGCGTTCGAGGCGGTGTTCGGCTACGACGCCGACGCGATCGAGGGCCGGTCGCTCGCGGAGTTCATCGTCCCGCCCGAGCGCCGCGAGGAGTCGGCCGACATCGTCGATCGCGTCCGGACGGGCGAGGTCGTCGAGCGCGAGGTCCAGCGCCGCACCGCCGGCAGCTTCCGGACGTTCGCGTTCAAGGGGATCCCCGTCGAGGCCGACGCCCACGACGTCGACGCGTACGCCATCTACTCCGATATCACCGACGAGCGCGAGCAGCGCCAGCGCCTCCAGGTGCTGTATCGGGTGCTGCGCCACGACCTGCGCAACCGGATGAACGTCGTCAAGGGCAACGCCGAGATCATCCTCGAGCGGCTCTCGGATCCCGAACTACGGGAGTGGGCCGAGTCGCTGACCGCGTCGGCCGACGAGCTGATCGACCTCTCCAGCCAGACCCGCGAGATCGAGCGCTCGCTCGACGCCGGCGACTACTCCCGGCGCACGATCGACGCCGGCGCGGTCGTCGCCGACGTGCTCGATCAGGTCGCCGAGCGCCACCCCGGCGTCGGCGTCGAACGCGAGCTGGCCGACGGCGTCCACGTGATCGCGAACGACCTGATCGACACCGCGATCGAGAACGCCGTCGAGAACGCCTTCGAGCACAACGACGGCGCCGAGCAGTCCGTCCGCGTGTCGGTCGGGCCGGTCGACGAGAACTACGCGGAGATCCGCATCGCGGACGACGGGCCCGGCATCCCCGACTCCGAGCGCCGGCTGTTCGACGGCACCAACGAGATCACTCAGCTCCAGCACGCCAGCGGGCTGGGACTGTGGCTGCTCAACTGGATCGTCACCCAGTCGGGCGGCGAGATCGACATCCGCGACAACGAGCCCCGCGGCACCGTCGTCGCGATCCGGCTGCCCCGCGACCTCCGGGAGTCCGTCGGCGCCGGGCAGCCCGCGAAGGCGGACTGA
- a CDS encoding V-type ATP synthase subunit A, whose protein sequence is LEDKMGAFLDRGVDAPGIDLDKTWEFTPEVEEGDEVGPTDVVGTVPETESIEHKVMVPPDYEGGEVAAVESGTFDVEETVVELANGEEVQMRQEWPVREQRPAEEKRTPRTPLVSGQRILDGLFPIAKGGTAAIPGPFGSGKTVTQHQLAKWADADIVVYVGCGERGNEMTEVIEDFPELEDPKTGKPLMSRTCLIANTSNMPVAARESCIYTGITIAEFYRDMGYDVALMADSTSRWAEAMREISSRLEEMPGEEGYPAYLAARLAEFYERAGKFENLNGREGSVSAIGAVSPPGGDFSEPVTQNTLRIVKTFWALDADLAERRHFPSINWNESYSLYRDQLDPWYRDNVAQDYPELRQWAIDVLDEEGELQEIVQLVGKDALPEDQQLTLEVARYLREAWLQQNAFHDVDTYCEPTKTYRMLQAIETFNDEAFDALDAGVPVEEIQDIDAAPQLNRMGVAEDYEEFISDLEDDIATQLRELY, encoded by the coding sequence CTCGAGGACAAGATGGGCGCGTTCCTCGACCGCGGCGTCGACGCGCCGGGGATCGACCTGGACAAGACCTGGGAGTTCACCCCCGAGGTCGAGGAAGGCGACGAGGTCGGCCCGACGGACGTCGTCGGGACCGTCCCCGAGACCGAGAGCATCGAGCACAAAGTGATGGTCCCGCCGGACTACGAGGGCGGCGAGGTCGCCGCCGTCGAGTCGGGCACCTTCGACGTCGAGGAGACGGTCGTCGAACTCGCCAACGGCGAGGAGGTCCAGATGCGCCAGGAGTGGCCGGTCCGCGAGCAGCGCCCGGCCGAGGAGAAGCGCACGCCGCGCACGCCCCTCGTTTCGGGGCAGCGCATCCTCGACGGCCTGTTCCCGATCGCGAAGGGCGGGACGGCCGCGATTCCCGGTCCGTTCGGATCGGGCAAGACCGTCACCCAGCACCAGCTCGCCAAGTGGGCCGACGCCGACATCGTCGTCTACGTCGGCTGCGGCGAGCGCGGCAACGAGATGACGGAAGTGATCGAGGACTTCCCCGAACTGGAAGACCCCAAGACGGGCAAGCCGCTGATGAGCCGCACGTGCCTCATCGCGAACACCTCGAACATGCCCGTCGCCGCCCGGGAGTCCTGCATCTACACCGGGATCACCATCGCGGAGTTCTACCGCGACATGGGGTACGACGTCGCGCTGATGGCCGACTCCACTTCGCGGTGGGCCGAGGCCATGCGCGAGATCTCCTCGCGACTCGAGGAGATGCCCGGCGAGGAGGGGTACCCCGCGTACCTCGCCGCTCGCCTGGCGGAGTTCTACGAGCGCGCCGGCAAGTTCGAGAACCTCAACGGCCGCGAGGGGTCGGTGTCGGCGATCGGCGCCGTCTCCCCGCCCGGCGGTGACTTCTCCGAGCCGGTCACCCAGAACACGCTGCGGATCGTCAAGACGTTCTGGGCGCTCGACGCCGACCTCGCCGAGCGTCGGCACTTCCCCTCGATCAACTGGAACGAGTCGTACTCGCTGTACCGGGACCAGCTGGACCCGTGGTACCGCGACAACGTCGCTCAGGACTACCCCGAGCTGCGCCAGTGGGCGATCGACGTGCTCGACGAGGAGGGCGAACTGCAGGAGATCGTCCAGCTCGTCGGCAAGGACGCCCTGCCGGAGGACCAGCAGCTGACCCTCGAGGTCGCCCGGTACCTCCGCGAGGCGTGGCTCCAGCAGAACGCGTTCCACGACGTGGACACGTACTGCGAGCCGACCAAGACCTACCGGATGCTCCAGGCGATCGAGACGTTCAACGACGAGGCGTTCGACGCGCTCGACGCCGGCGTCCCGGTCGAGGAGATCCAGGACATCGACGCCGCCCCGCAGCTCAACCGCATGGGCGTCGCCGAAGACTACGAGGAGTTCATCAGCGACCTCGAAGACGACATCGCGACCCAGCTCCGGGAGCTGTACTAA
- a CDS encoding V-type ATP synthase subunit F: MSQEIAVVGSPDFTTGFRLAGVRKFENVPDEEKEEALDDAVENVLTDEGVGIVVMHDDDLEHLSRNVRQDVETSVEPVVVTLGGGAGSGGLREKIKRAIGIDLMEEDET, from the coding sequence ATGAGCCAGGAGATCGCCGTCGTCGGCAGCCCGGACTTCACGACCGGCTTCCGGCTGGCAGGCGTCCGCAAGTTCGAGAACGTCCCCGACGAGGAAAAGGAAGAGGCGCTCGACGACGCCGTCGAGAACGTCCTCACCGACGAGGGCGTCGGCATCGTCGTCATGCACGACGACGATCTGGAGCACCTCTCGCGGAACGTTCGACAGGACGTCGAGACGAGCGTGGAACCGGTCGTCGTCACCCTCGGTGGCGGCGCGGGCAGCGGCGGGCTGCGCGAGAAGATCAAGCGAGCGATCGGTATCGACCTGATGGAGGAAGACGAGACTTAA